Proteins encoded by one window of Actinocorallia herbida:
- a CDS encoding transglutaminase-like domain-containing protein, with product MTLHYPLDAVTARSWRSAVRRLIPTPAAHRRADVGRDAARSLLGCDDATLDLLLEAGLPSSGTGDAARFDRFDLINVAIYGGAGRSVPEAAQRYVLRYADGRPDSWTEPRRWTLRWLLRCADQTCEGKWRVRLPTPELFGGSLTDPPGPDPLETTGPSVRITTGAVTAGHRAEVRSPVARALFDEVLTELETGRLRYQWLPADLGADLPGAVANGTLDCVAAALLLAERGRERGLSTRTRRGRMLGMIAVDHAWAEIRDDDGRWLPLDPVFALLGGTGRTGPAAAAFAAFCAGSVPGRFLPWDVAAGAPLAEHSCGAWTETFLASPA from the coding sequence CCCGCTCCTGGCGCTCGGCCGTCCGGCGGCTGATCCCGACCCCCGCCGCCCACCGGCGCGCCGACGTCGGCCGGGACGCCGCGCGCTCCCTCCTCGGCTGCGACGACGCCACCCTCGACCTGCTCCTCGAAGCCGGGCTGCCCAGCTCCGGCACCGGCGACGCCGCCCGCTTCGACCGGTTCGACCTGATCAACGTCGCGATCTACGGCGGGGCCGGGCGGAGTGTCCCGGAGGCCGCCCAGCGGTACGTGCTCCGGTACGCCGACGGGCGTCCCGATTCGTGGACCGAACCGCGGCGCTGGACGCTCCGCTGGCTGCTGCGCTGCGCCGACCAGACCTGCGAGGGCAAGTGGCGGGTCCGGCTCCCGACGCCGGAACTGTTCGGCGGCTCCCTCACCGACCCGCCCGGCCCCGACCCCCTGGAGACGACCGGACCGTCCGTCCGGATCACCACCGGGGCGGTCACCGCGGGGCACCGCGCCGAGGTCCGCTCCCCGGTCGCCCGCGCCCTGTTCGACGAGGTGCTGACCGAACTGGAGACCGGCCGGCTCCGCTACCAGTGGCTGCCCGCCGACCTCGGCGCCGACCTGCCCGGCGCCGTCGCCAACGGCACCCTCGACTGCGTCGCCGCCGCCCTGCTGCTCGCCGAACGCGGCCGCGAACGGGGCCTTTCGACCCGGACCCGGCGCGGCCGGATGCTCGGCATGATCGCCGTCGACCACGCCTGGGCCGAGATCCGCGACGACGACGGCCGCTGGCTGCCGCTCGACCCGGTCTTCGCGCTGCTGGGCGGCACCGGCAGGACCGGCCCGGCCGCCGCCGCCTTCGCCGCGTTCTGCGCGGGCTCCGTCCCCGGACGGTTCCTGCCGTGGGACGTCGCCGCGGGCGCCCCGCTGGCCGAGCACTCCTGCGGCGCGTGGACCGAGACGTTCCTGGCCTCACCGGCCTGA
- a CDS encoding SDR family oxidoreductase yields the protein MTHLLTGATGFVGAAMALELLDRTPDDLRCLVRGPDAAAATLRLHNALSHAARLYDRADLIPAIAGRTRAVAGDVTEPGCGVDPSALPPVTAVWHAAASLRFEDRYAAEIHTMNVVGAGNVVDLAKALGGPPLNHVSTAYVAGARTGTVTETVADPAVRTHNHYERTKIEGELIVARSGLDWRILRPSIVIGHSRTLAVTSYSGMYGFLSALLVFRRTVERNFGHLLRFKAIPLIADPDAPLDFVPVDLVARDSVTVGLHGPSETVYHLTNPAAPFVGGAIAELFESTGLRPPRYVTGDGQFTSMDRKLDDAVEFYSSYLAYAKTFDRANTDAAAAAAVVRTDAEFPMPPGTVRRFADWYLELIRADGRVSAPARQLFAYRTGRR from the coding sequence GTGACCCACCTGCTCACCGGCGCCACCGGTTTCGTCGGCGCGGCGATGGCCCTGGAACTCCTCGACCGCACCCCGGACGACCTGCGCTGCCTGGTCCGCGGCCCCGACGCCGCCGCCGCCACGCTGCGCCTGCACAACGCGCTCAGCCACGCCGCCCGCCTGTACGACCGCGCCGACCTGATCCCCGCTATCGCCGGCCGGACCCGTGCCGTCGCCGGCGACGTGACCGAGCCGGGCTGCGGCGTCGACCCCTCCGCTCTGCCGCCCGTCACCGCGGTGTGGCACGCCGCGGCGTCCCTGCGCTTCGAGGACCGCTACGCCGCCGAGATCCACACCATGAACGTCGTCGGCGCGGGCAACGTCGTCGACCTCGCGAAGGCGCTCGGCGGGCCGCCGCTCAACCACGTCAGCACCGCCTACGTCGCGGGCGCGCGGACCGGCACCGTCACCGAGACGGTCGCCGACCCGGCCGTCCGCACCCACAACCACTACGAGCGCACCAAGATCGAGGGCGAGCTGATCGTCGCCCGCTCGGGTCTCGACTGGCGGATCCTGCGGCCCAGCATCGTCATCGGCCACTCCCGGACCCTCGCCGTCACCTCCTACAGCGGCATGTACGGGTTCCTGAGCGCGCTGCTGGTGTTCCGCCGGACCGTGGAGCGGAACTTCGGGCATCTGCTGCGCTTCAAGGCGATCCCGCTCATCGCCGACCCGGACGCCCCGCTCGACTTCGTCCCCGTGGACCTGGTCGCCCGGGACTCCGTCACGGTGGGCCTGCACGGCCCGTCCGAGACGGTCTACCACCTCACCAACCCGGCCGCGCCGTTCGTCGGCGGCGCGATCGCCGAGCTCTTCGAGTCCACCGGGCTGCGGCCGCCGCGCTACGTCACCGGCGACGGCCAGTTCACCTCGATGGACCGCAAGCTCGACGACGCCGTGGAGTTCTACTCCTCCTATCTCGCCTACGCCAAGACCTTCGACCGGGCCAACACCGACGCCGCCGCGGCGGCCGCCGTTGTCCGCACGGACGCGGAGTTCCCGATGCCGCCCGGCACCGTCCGGCGGTTCGCCGACTGGTACCTCGAGCTGATCCGCGCCGACGGCCGGGTCTCCGCCCCCGCCCGCCAGCTCTTCGCCTACAGAACGGGACGACGATGA
- a CDS encoding alpha/beta fold hydrolase — MADEPMELELRYRDLAPLRTGDGRETYYEINGTAGPHVTVVNNFFLTAPMWRNYTGRLAERNRVVTYDLRNQGASTADPGVIAWTDHVADLGAVLSAAGADRTYLVGTSISALICRDYALAHPDRVAGLILAGPVCTPSGGLRRRAITRSWANSMEHGGTAALWDHLYSMVFGEPMMRALGTAGYLGLREAFTALHAADLVAPNLRSSLDASDDPALLGELTCPVLVIAGEEDPLWSPGALAETEQLIKDVRTIWLSGIGHLPYMEAPEVFERDVQEFIDSVEARGERGTVPVLRRLLRAVAPGAADLADPDLDTAALASLGLDSWGYVALLSSIERELGVAWDPDVPMSALGSLAAIAGHLGERP; from the coding sequence ATGGCCGACGAGCCGATGGAACTGGAACTGCGGTACCGCGACCTCGCGCCGCTGCGCACGGGGGACGGCCGCGAGACCTACTACGAGATCAACGGCACCGCCGGACCGCACGTCACGGTCGTCAACAACTTCTTCCTGACCGCGCCGATGTGGCGGAACTACACTGGCCGGCTCGCCGAGCGGAACCGGGTCGTCACCTACGACCTGCGCAACCAGGGCGCGTCGACCGCCGACCCCGGCGTGATCGCCTGGACCGACCACGTGGCCGACCTCGGCGCGGTCCTCTCCGCCGCCGGAGCGGACCGCACCTACCTGGTGGGGACGTCGATCTCGGCGCTGATCTGCCGCGACTACGCGCTCGCGCACCCCGACCGGGTCGCCGGGCTGATCCTCGCCGGACCCGTCTGCACGCCGTCGGGGGGGCTGCGGCGGCGGGCGATCACCCGGTCCTGGGCGAACTCGATGGAGCACGGCGGCACCGCCGCGCTCTGGGACCACCTGTACTCGATGGTCTTCGGCGAACCGATGATGCGCGCCCTCGGCACCGCCGGCTACCTGGGGCTGCGGGAGGCGTTCACGGCGCTGCACGCGGCCGACCTCGTCGCGCCGAACCTGCGGTCCTCCCTGGACGCCTCCGACGACCCCGCGCTGCTGGGCGAGCTGACCTGCCCCGTCCTGGTGATCGCGGGGGAGGAGGACCCGCTGTGGAGCCCGGGCGCGCTGGCCGAGACCGAGCAGCTGATCAAGGACGTCAGGACGATCTGGCTGAGCGGCATCGGCCACCTGCCCTACATGGAGGCGCCCGAGGTCTTCGAGCGGGACGTCCAGGAGTTCATCGACTCCGTGGAGGCGCGCGGCGAGCGGGGAACGGTCCCGGTGCTGCGGCGCCTGCTGCGGGCGGTCGCCCCCGGCGCGGCGGACCTCGCCGACCCCGACCTCGACACCGCCGCCCTGGCCTCCCTCGGGCTGGACTCGTGGGGCTATGTCGCGCTGCTGTCGTCGATCGAGCGGGAACTGGGCGTCGCGTGGGATCCGGACGTCCCGATGAGCGCCCTCGGCTCCCTCGCCGCGATCGCCGGGCACCTGGGGGAGCGGCCGTGA